Genomic window (Argopecten irradians isolate NY chromosome 2, Ai_NY, whole genome shotgun sequence):
CACGACAAATTTGCTTTTTTAAATACTAGTAAATCCATTTATAATTGGTGGGTCCTGTATCACTAATTCTTCTTGTTCTATGCTTCTAATTCATGATTAACATGTTGTTGCTAAATATCCATATGTCTGTTGTTTGCATTCGCTGTAAAgttaaatatgattaatatgttttttgtaACCTGCTATAGGACTTTTATTGCTTATATTACTCTCTTgtcttaaaatgatatttttttttctcttaggAAAATGGGACAAGACTGAAGCAGAAGTGTTCGGTGAAGTAGCTATAACCATGGGTGTCCCCAAGGAGAAAATTATACTGGAAACTAAGGCAACAAATACCGgacaaaatgtttcattttcgtACCATGTACTTCAGGAGAGAGATCTGCTTGAGAGTCTACGCAGTGTTACACTCATACAAATGCCACACATGGAAAGACGCATCTATACAACATTCATGAAACAATGGCCAGGAGATGCCACTGCCCTGAATGTTACTGTTTCTTCACCCCCGATCTCCATGATCAACTACCCTAATGACCACGTGGGCACCCTGCACGATGTGGTCACTGTATTGGTAGGGTCACTGTATAGGGTCAAGGTCTACCCCAAAGCTGGATTTCAGATACCCCAGCACATTCCAAAAGTAGTCTGTTGGTGTTTTGAgaaattgatcaaaactggaaAATACAGTGGTCACATGATTAAGATTTGATACTTAAtagtttattttaatgtttacaGTGTTCACAAAGAGATTTAATTGTGAAATGGCTATTATACATACTAACTGAACAAGAAAGGAAAATGGTTACATGATTCAACTTTGAGACCTAATTGTCTAATACTTTCCTGAACTGGAAAATATAGAGCTAACTTGACTAAGATATCAGACCTATTATAACTTCACATGTAGAAATATGGTCTACTTTTAACTACACATACCTAGTAATTCTGCaagaaataaaaagtaatatttCACCTTTTTAGATATCTTGATAATTCAGCTTTACTAACTGACTTGTCCATCAACCTCAAAAGTTTCTTATGCATGTATGGGTATTATTGTATTGGATAAATATGGTATTCATGGCATATGTCCGAGTTTGAACACATCTTAATAGTACAGATTTCTGTTGTCAGAAGTTAAATACAATTACCAAATCATTAGGATTTACTATCCTTAAATATTGTAACAACACGGATTTATTCAGTAACAATTTGTAAAGCAACCTTCTCTCAACATTTTGCCAATGTAAATATACTGACTGACAATGTGACCTTTGAACATACTTTGATCTATTTAATAACTGTTTACACATGTATCagatttgtcattttatttgttatgtCCCATACCTTATCTCAGAGTTCCAATAAAGCAGTAACATCACAGGCCACCTGATCCCACTATTCGaattaaatacttaattttgCCACTTGGATCCCAAATGCAACAAATTCATGAAGTTAACATCCCGACCCAAAAGTCCAACCCCATGTTTGCTGTTCCCGACTTCCTTACCCAGCAAATCAATATGATCCCTCGAACCCCGGTATCTCATTAATTCCCCTAAATGTTACTATTTTAACCCCTGTTCCCtctatttcaattcaatttatgCAAGACAAAACTTATTGTGCCATGTTAACATTTGCCACATAAACCATATTTTTTGTAATCACAAAAAGTTTTTCGTCTGTTGCCTGAACTCCCAAGATATTGTCCACACTTTCCAGCGAGATAACTTGTTGCTTAGCGACAGAATTAACTTGTCTCCCTGTTTTCCTGTTTCTGACCGGAGACGTTATTGGTGCAGGCTGTCTGTAAATATACACATGTCTAGCACAGTCACACACAGCAACATAAGAACTCCCAGGGGGACAAATGGAATACTTCCGCTGTTGTTTCGAGGCTTGAACATAACCAAACGCATTAAATGTTGACACATGCTTCCATGGAGTCATTTGTTCTTTAACAACATTTTCTGGTTGCCATAGTAACCCGTCAACATCATGCCTCAGACACAGAGCGGGAGGCTGGTCACGGCTTAACCTAGCATTGAACAGCCACTGGTGACTTCCAAGGTTGGTCTGAAATGGCAGAAATATAAAAGCTTATTTCTTCTCCATGGATTTAATGCAACATCACAGTTTTTATGGTCATCtatcaaaacatcatttttGCACTGTGACAAATAACTTCATATTGTATGTTTAGCAAATAccatatacatattatgtacTGTGTATCTGTGTACAAAGCATGTTCTTTGCATGATAATGTGTTTAAGTAGCTATATAGTCAGATGTATTGTGTGTAATGTCTTTCCTGAATTTAAATCTGTACAGAATGGTGTGTTCAGCATTGTATAGTTGTTGATCTTAAGAACCAAATGTTACAGACATGATACTGATATTGAGTGTGTTTTAGTATGGTCTATGTATCAATGTTGATTGTGTGTAACGTTGGTGTTTACCTGTGACACTGTGCGATGTGTGTCGCCATTGATTCTGTGTAGTAGAGAGCTATCATCTGGGAACATGTCACAATCCTCCAGTTGTTGTGCATTGTATGGCTGTCCCTCGGCCATCTCAGGGGAAGGGTTCTATAACAAATTATCAGTTATTAGGATACAACAGTTGCTGAACAAATACTCATTTCTGCCTAGATGATGGATGGGTATGTCTGTATCTTAAACTGATATCTTTGTTTATTTAGCAACATAGAAAATTACCATTTGATCAGATGTAAGGTGTGCAAGTCTTTCATGTATCTGTGCAATGAGTCCGTCATCTACAGTCATCTCCCCTCTGTCATCACCTTGAACAATAACAGGCCAGGCCTCCAGCTCCGTCTTAGAAAGGGTCAGCTCCACTCTGAAATACAGCATCGATCAAAGACATTTCTTTCTAAGAACAGTATTTCGTGAGACCTGGCATctaatgtattatacatacaatgtatgacaGTATACTGCCTTTCATTATGAGGCATCAGTGCACATACCTTCAGCCACAATTAAAATGAGCTAAAGATCAAACAGGAGTCCATTGTAACAttataatgtcacaatatatgCACATGAATTTACATATTGTGTCAGCAGATTAAAGAAATAGTCGGAAATGCAGGCTCTTAAAATGGTGAAATATTCAGTTGAATAATTTGAGACGAATAGACGATTAACGGTTTAGGTTTCAATTCACAAAATGCAAATAATACAGCAATAAATAATTGGATTTCTATGTACTTATTTATTGTTAATACACCATGCACTAACCTTTGTCCACTGATTGTCCATGTACTGGCGTCCACATCTATCCGCCGATGCAGCTGACCTTTCAGGAGAGCTTTGCCGTTCTTTATACCAAAGTCAATATACTCAGATTTCAGAGTGAGGTAGATGTCGCCTTTCTTTACTCCCTCGGGGACAGTAAACATGGCACAGATCTCATCGGACCCCTGGTTCCATGTGTACTCAGGAACTGTACCACCTGGCCATATATAAGAACGGTTTAGGTTACTTAGAGAAATGTCTGTTGTATTCTTTAATCTGTGATATGTCAATGAAGTTTTATTGTTGGAATAAATCAAGGAACCAGGAATAAACCCATCACTTGGTTTGAAAAAGCTTATTTAATCTTGTATGTATGTACAATTACTTTGTCTTTTTATATTGCGTTTCCTCGGCTATTTACAAAGATTTATCTGTTTAAGTGAACTGGTACTggttatcaatatataaatagGGTGGGATCTATGCCCCCCTCTGTAATTTACAGAGCAATGCCATCCTACCATTTTGTCCATTCTCTGGCACCTGTTCCGTTTCCTCTTGAATAGGTTTTGATGAGTCTGATACGAATTTGAACTCTGCTGTGGCTGATAAAATAATGGATGACCCTGTATGGTCCAGGGCAGCGTAGTCGTAGGGCTTTCGACCAATCAGTTGTCTGGTTCTCTGTACACTCCAGGACCTGCCATCAACTGCAGAGGAAGTATTAAACTATTTCAGTATAGACTTGTATTGACctatatattgatttattggagttaaagataaaatattactttGTGAATTTTGATATCTAATAAACATGTTCAATATTTCTGTAAGGAAAACAAGATTTTTGTATGATTTCTACaaatttaaattattgaaatcaagtaccattttggaaaatataatgGCTAATTTCAACTGGGACCAGGGTTGATACCAGCCCCAAAAGGCATTAAAGAATAGGCAGTGTACAACAATACTGTGTAGGCACTGTTACTTATAATGACTGACTCCTATATGAATATCACACCATATTGTGAGTGATTTAAAAATTGGGGCCAATCACAATTGAAATAACACCAAACAACCCATAAGTTGATAATTTTTTGGACTCCATCACAGCAATATTAACACCTTTAGCCCTTACATataatatttccattctacagTACAATGATCATTAGCACTGTTACATTATTAAGTACTACATCAAACAATCAGAATTGTAATGTGATCAATGTCAATGGAATACAAATCCTATATTCTCTAAGTAACATCAAATGaagaatatgtatatttatatggtatttatttcaaatcatCAGTAAATAAATATCAGGTTAATGTATACCTGAGTCAAGTGTAATCCACTCCAGCAGTGTTAGGTACGGAGATCTGTATTTGTCCTTCTGTTCTTCTGTCGCTTCCTCCACATGAACACAAAGACATTCCACATGGTGTGTCTCATCAACAATGTGGGCTACTGCATCCACCAGTAGAAATGGCTCTCCTTTATTTAACAGATCTTTTGAAAAGATTAtctgaaaatgtcaaaaaacGTCTGAAATTAATATCTTCATCCAAAACCCTGTAGCTGTCATTGTGACCTTAGATAGAAGTGTTACTTTTGTGCTAATTTGGCACATATAGCTCAAATGGAGTATGCACTGTATGTACACTAATATGGtatttatatcattgttttCAGTATATTTCTATCAGATTAATTCTAAAAGTAATGCAATTTTTAATCCATGATAACTGGTAtgctttaatttttttaattttagaatttttttttttttaattctaaattCACTTAACTTCAAAAACTTGCAATCTATTATGGTCTTGCACTAAGATGGAACTAATTAATAGGTTTTTGGTAGGTGAGTTTAATCTCCACggattattaaagatgctccaccgctgacagagcctACACGAACCCCATCATTTGAGCATTAACTGGTGTTTAATcgaatatacattgtatatacatctAATTACATctaaataatataagataatttattttgcttttggtgtatgCCCAATCaattcttcattccatataagacatAGTGCCACAAATTTTTCTAggaagcaattaattattttcaacatttttatcttcaagtaaaattagaagctcaaacttttcaatggtggtaatggtgtaaggtagttaactttttgtaactgaagaaaaatactaattcgttgGCTACtgtttttatagagaaaaataacatttgtcagcggtggagcatctttaacaatgaACCCGGTTTGTATTTCATTAATGTAGATATTCTTCATTCTTTACCTTTCCGAAAtagcttttgatttttaaaatgttaaacgagattgataattttggaGAGTTTCAAAAATTATTAGCTTACCTTTTAAATTAATACTgctaacatttatatatataatcattatcaccttctgaacaagcGTAATCAAATTAAATCAATTGTTAATTTCAATAATGAGCATTGTCTGACGTTTCCCGCTGCTATCCTTATTAGTCGACTTAACACTGCACCAAAACTGCAAAATGAATCTACACTAAGACTATTAGCAGGAAATCAtgaatttgtttggtgttgtaacctcatcttaggccatcaataaatattttttgcgTTATTATTACTTTGAACTTTTGTTCTAGAAAGGTAGTGGacttttattcttttatattacaatgtatcaAACATAAGTAACGCCTACCTTCCAGCtgttagagttgtctcccctgttgCCTGTCTCCACCAGATGGAATTTGCCAGCACCATCAGATACAACTGCCATATCTTGTGAGATAAACTG
Coding sequences:
- the LOC138315657 gene encoding uncharacterized protein SCO4629-like codes for the protein MFGGLTVTDEETDFALTLWDYMMLHHKVKKSDIILVLGNHDTRTAEYAAKLFLDGYADWLMFSGDEGVLTKGKWDKTEAEVFGEVAITMGVPKEKIILETKATNTGQNVSFSYHVLQERDLLESLRSVTLIQMPHMERRIYTTFMKQWPGDATALNVTVSSPPISMINYPNDHVGTLHDVVTVLVGSLYRVKVYPKAGFQIPQHIPKVVCWCFEKLIKTGKYSGHMIKI
- the LOC138315656 gene encoding nudC domain-containing protein 1-like → MADTVELKIHRELLDPKFDGYKLSLDKIPLYKSQLDNVIEVVDLSDDQYSFHHAKVYGVHNHLFMDMWSEQSVYFIDRDWSVIKSTSVGMTLDSGRKVLQIPDATNQKLTPRRLNLALQFISQDMAVVSDGAGKFHLVETGNRGDNSNSWKIIFSKDLLNKGEPFLLVDAVAHIVDETHHVECLCVHVEEATEEQKDKYRSPYLTLLEWITLDSVDGRSWSVQRTRQLIGRKPYDYAALDHTGSSIILSATAEFKFVSDSSKPIQEETEQVPENGQNGGTVPEYTWNQGSDEICAMFTVPEGVKKGDIYLTLKSEYIDFGIKNGKALLKGQLHRRIDVDASTWTISGQRVELTLSKTELEAWPVIVQGDDRGEMTVDDGLIAQIHERLAHLTSDQMNPSPEMAEGQPYNAQQLEDCDMFPDDSSLLHRINGDTHRTVSQTNLGSHQWLFNARLSRDQPPALCLRHDVDGLLWQPENVVKEQMTPWKHVSTFNAFGYVQASKQQRKYSICPPGSSYVAVCDCARHVYIYRQPAPITSPVRNRKTGRQVNSVAKQQVISLESVDNILGVQATDEKLFVITKNMVYVANVNMAQ